The Larimichthys crocea isolate SSNF chromosome XII, L_crocea_2.0, whole genome shotgun sequence region ATGAAACACTCTCTGGAGATTTTTGGCCGCCTGAGGAGAGAAAATCTGCTTCAGTCTTGAGTCTGTGTGGAGGAGAACGCTGAGTTATATGATAGTATCTAAATTTACACTTTTACAATGTTCTTGTAGCTCATAACGCATTTATAACTTGTCAGAATAACCGGTTTTTATCACAGGAACATGTTTTGCTCCGGTTCCCTGGTCAGGATTCTGCTTTCAGAAGTCGTCTTTCAATCCAAAATACCAAACAAGCTTCTCGAATGTGACCGTTACTGCTTTTTTGATCACATGTGACAGGAAACTGAACGTCTGCAGGGAAAAAACAAGAACTTAAAAGACATAATCAGGGTCTCTGGAATAttatataacacattttaatcagGAGAATAATCATTGATCATTCATGTGGGAACATCAGGAATGATTGATGTTGTTGTACTTGACaatattttagtgtttctgCCTCGATAACTGGAGTACGATGCCGTATGGACTTTGTTATACTCGAACTAAGGATgaattcagacaggatcaggcaccGTGGCACATCGCTGCAGGGTTGCGTGtctgtttgtgacatttaaCCGGCTTCATCGATGCTGACGCtccctcgctctcattcactgtctgtgtcgctcAACCTGGAAAatgcaacatttgtttttgtttgtagacGTGGTCACGGAGCGCTTGAAGGTGAAACGGGAGGCGGAGGAAGCGAAGCAGCGAACCACGGAAGCGAAGCAGGAAGCAGAAACGGGCTCCGCTAAGACGGCGGAGGGCGAGCTCACCTCGCAGCTCGACGGGGGCGAGCACAAAGATGCCGAGCCCAAGGAGGACGCAAGTTCACAAGGTAGAACTTTATATCCCGtattctctctcctctccctcctcagtAGTGTGGTCTGACTGTGTCAGTGattttgctgcagcagcattatCGACACCTTATCATGACTCTGCTGGTTcgaccatgtgtgtgtgtgtcataccaCAGCAGCCGCCGCCCCccctgctgcagaggagagcgATCCTAACGCCGGCTCAGCCGCCCATAAAGCGGAGTCTCTCGAACCTTTGAACAAGGAAGCGCAGCCTGCTCTCTGCACGAGCCAGGAGAGCGGGGACTCGCCTCCGTTGGCGAAGCAGGAGAGGACAGGTACTCGGAGAACTTGTGTTCGCTCCGGTGTCCGGCCGCCTGCAGCGTTAAACGTCTCGCCATCCTCGCTGCTTCACACCTCACTGCTGCTGGGCTGCCACATTCATCTTCATTTGTCTTGCTCGTCTCTGCTGGCCGTCGCTAACAACACCCTGCTCTGTCCGCAGCGACCGCTTGTCTTCTTGACTTTGTTTCCTCCGTCTATACATTTGTAATATCACGATTTGTCTCCATTTGTAGCTGAAAACTAAACACGGTTTAAGGTAATCTGACTCCAGGAGACATTCCAGGCTTTGTCCCGCCGTCTAACATGGAGGTGATCGTAGGCGTTCGACTCTTTCCTTATACCTCTGCCACGTCTGTGAGGTTTTAGATCTCTCTCCAAAAGTCTGGCTGATGTTCTGTCTGCAGTTTACGCATCATATGTTGCCATGCTAGTCACAAATACTGTAATACTGGTTGCTTTTGTTCAGTTTCAGGTATAATGGTGCACTTGTGGTGTCCTGTCCTGTACAGGTttaaactgtctctctctgaccagCTTATATTACATATTCCCCAAGCATCCGTACGTCTGTGTGCTTCTACATAGATCCGGTCACAAAACTGTCAAGCTACAGTGAATGAGCAATTAGTACGACTCGCATAGAGGGGGGAtggatttatcatgtccagttgttggtagtgttggagaggaggtcctctctgaagagctggaggtcttcaggaggtttttgaaggtaggatctggtaggacgttccaccaacggagTACGGGTGCACGAGGTAACATGTGTCTGTATGAGGATTTTCAAATAAGTAGATGCAGAATTGGAGACGACTTAGTAGTCagcattagagatttgaatATAAAAACTGAGGCAATGTGATTAAAGAAGGTCAGTCGGTCATCgagagacagaggcagggagttgtttttttctacctggacataaataacatttgagTCCAAACTCTGACTCTGAAGTCTTTGAGTGGttcaacaataacacaatgtgGCTGTTTAAACTGTTGCAGGTTCATCTTGTCCTCACTGCTTCCAAGCATGAAACTAAAGCATGCAGCAGCTAAatgttcctttttatttattatttttttgctgcattCATTTCTCGTCTTGCGTTACATGTTGTGTCCTCACGGCGTTGAAAAGCACACTTTTGGCACGGCGCTCCACGGCGTCCTTGGCAGCTTCTAGCACGCCACGTCTGTCACAACCGGCTCCTTATTCTCATTCCAATTTATGGGCATTTGGGTGGGTTTCCTGTCGCTCAGACAAAAGGCTCTCTGCCTGGAAGCCCCACCTGCTACCTCGTCAACAAAGAGCCACATATATATGCAGGACCCCCCCTCGCCGAAACAACTCAAAGGCAGAGCCGGTGTCTAAATTTGGCTTTGCAGCAAGTGCACAGCTTGTTTTGGATTTGTGTGGGCTTTTCTGTCCAAGACGGGTTCGGTTTTCTCGGCCTAGCCGGACTGATGAAGCACTTACAGAttctgtttttgtgcagtttgtttgtcaGATGCAAATTTCAAGTCTTAAGGCCTGACGAGCTATATCAAGTATTCCCTCATCGAAGAGTTTGAATTCAGTGTTGTATTTAGCTTTAGTAGTCTCCCTGCTTGCATCCCTGACGTCTTTCCCGACACACATTTTTCAGACGAGGACGAGAAAGCAGAGTCGAGCAGCGAAGACAAGCGCCCCGATGAGTCGCAGGCACAAGCCCAAGATCGGCCTCAGCAGCAGACTTCTCAGCCGGAGGCGAGTagtggcggcagcagcagccagattTCTGGAAGCGAGAGCCTCAGGAAACCAGAGCAGCCCGACCTCGCCGATCGGTCCTCTCAGTCGTCTTTTACCAGCCAGGATGGGACAGGTAAACACGAGCGAGATGTTCATAAAGTGCACGCCAACACCGACTTTGAGTTGCATTAAACTGTGTCTTCTGCTTTCTGTATGACAGATGAGTACAACGAGAGGGTCAAGGGCGACAGAGGGAGAACAGCGGGACGGGAATCAAGTAACCAAACGCCCAGAGGCAGCAAAGAggtgaggcgtgtgtgtgtcaagaACTAAAATATCACTTAATACTGCAGAAATCTgtgtaaaatgaaagaaaacatcaaaagttgtgtgttttctaggAATCTTTACTCATTTTAACTCCCTCTCTCGTTTCAGTCGTCTCCTGTACGCTCCGACGGCGATTCTTCGCGCCTCAGCTTCCTCAAACGGGACCTGACGGTGAACTTGAACAACTTGTTCAAACTGGGTCAGGAGGGTAAATACAGGGTCTACCACAACCAGTACAGCACCAACGTCCTGGCCCTGAACAAGCATCAGCACCGCGAGGACCACGACAAGAGACGCCACCTCTCCCACAAGTTCAGCCTGACCACCGCGTCCGAGTTCAAGTGGAACGGCTCCATCTACGGCTCGCGGAGCCTGACCGTCTCCACCCTGCGCCTCACCATCATCCAGCTGGAGACCAACGTCCCCGGTCCGTTTATGCATCCTAACTGGGCGTCGCACAGGTACGACTCGGATCAGGTTAATGTGAAGCCTTCAGGGAAATTCTCTGTTATTTCACAGGCTGTTGCACATCAGCGCCTTTTTGTAGGTCACTAAACTTCTTGGTGACCTACCGAGTGCTGTCAACCTCATAAATCACAGGCTATAAATACTTTAACGTCAAGTTAGTGATTCAAATTTCCACTTCCAGACATGTTACTGTAGTCGTATTAGTCTTTAAAGTTTCCCTGTTCTGTCTATTGTTTAACacagtttgtctctgtttgtattttccaGGACCAACTGGAACAAAGCGGTGCAGATGTGCAGCAAGGCCAGGGAGTTCGCTTTGGCCTTGGCTATACTGGAGTGTGCCATCAAGCCAGTGGTCATGCTGCCTGTGTGGAAAGATTCTCTCGGACACACGAGGTGAAGGGCTACTTCAGGCACACTAACATGTCGTACTCATCTACATTTCTTCAGCTTGTTTGACGTGTACGTCACTACTTTCTGTCTCACCACTGTACATTCTCGCTTCAGGCTACATCGCATGACCTCCATGGAgcgggaggagaaagagaaggtgaAGAAGCGAGAGAAGAAGCTGGAGGACGAGGAGACGCTGCAGCAGGCCACCTGGGTGAAATACACGATCCCCATCAAGCACCAGGTACGGACAGCGGCATCATCCAGCTCCTCACGGAGACTGATCTGGAGCAACCTTTTGTCTCtttagacagaaagacagaaagtatATATTGTCACATTTAGGGCTGCAAAAGGGCAGAAAgttttctggaaactttccatgttAAGCTCAGGGattttgggaatattccaaaATTGGAAACTCCATGAGAATTATGGAAATTAGAAATTAATGTGAATTAATTGTAAACCGGAGgcaatttaaacaaactgtatcagatccaaacataaatataaacattttgttttgaaataaaacaataaaaaaaaacatttcaacaagtgGAACTTTATCAAGTAAgatttttttatacagtattATGTAGTCCACGAGCTCAGGTCTGTGGCTTCAGTAGACTCTGTGTGctccaggtacagaaatcacctgtgcaggtaagGTGAAATCTGGCTGTTTTCGacaagattatgctaaaatatattttccccaactatatttaagttccctgttaagagCCAAACCTTCAaaattcccagtttatttatgtttattcccataaattccccTTAATTCCCATAGAAAGTTTCCAACTTAAATTCCTGGAATTTTTGCAACCCTAGTTACGATATATTATTGATACAATTAAACTGTCAATGTCCGGTTTATATTCACACCTCTATTATTATCAGAAGCTTGAATTTCAGCTGTATATCCAGCTGTTTAGACCTCTGATCGGGAACTAGTTTTTTGTAGGTTGTTGCCCgtttaaatctgaaaataatCACAATCGTGTGTCTCAGTCATAATGATGTTAACAAATACGCAGGAAGCGTTACCTAAGTAAGTCTACCTGGTTGGGAATCAAAGCTCAAAGCAGTGGTTTAAATATTGTATGCAGTATTTATTGATAGTGTTGATATTGCCTTTAAGTTTTAATGTGTACACATAATTGTGCTCCTTCATCTGAAAGCttcattctttgtgtttttctgtccagGTGTGGAAGCAGAAGGGTGAGGAGTACAGAGTGACCGGGTACGGTGGTTGGAGCTGGGTCAGTAAGACCCGCGTGCCGCGGTTTGTTCCGAAGCTACCAGGGAACACCAACGTGAACTACCGCAAAGAACTGGAGGGTAAACTCAGAGTTTCCGCGATTTTATTCTCGTAGCTGTTGGCACTTTTTTGGCTCGCGCTCTGATCTTTCGTTCTGTTTTTCCACTGTCTTCACAGCAGCTAAAACGAGTAAGGAAAATGCAGCAGCTTGCACAAATAAGCAGAAGAAGTCGACGGAAACCGAGAAGGGGACAGCGGATGCGGGCGGTGAACAAGCATCCGTCGCTGAGTCGACTCAGAGCACCTCATCAGAGGAGGACCGCAAACCTCAGACCTCTAAAGAGGATGAAAAAcccacagaggaggagcagcacgGAAcaaatgaaggagaggagagaggcgagGAAAAAATGGAGGTCGACCCCTCCCTAGAAACTGCTGCTTCAAGCGACGAGAAAGGTAAACGAAATAAAATGCTCCTCTTTTATCTTTTAGATTTTGCTTAACGCTGTTTGTGAACTCATCAAGTGACTCTTTGTTTCAGATAAAGCTGAAAACGAAAGCCCCTCCCCGCCTCCTGTGCAGCCTGCGAAGGACGAGCCAATCCAGAAAGTTGAACAACCCAAAAAGGAGGAGACCACCACATCAAAGCCGTACTATGATGTCGTGAACGTGAGCGAGGGCTTCCAGCTGCGCACGGCTTATAAGAAGAAGGTGAAACCCTCAAAACTGGACGGGCTTCTGGAGCGCCGGGTAAAGCAGTTCACCCTGGAGGAAAAGCAGAGGCTGGAGCGGATGAGACAGGCGGCCCTGCTGTCAAAGTTAGCTGCTTCAAAGCCCGCCGCCACTGTTAAGACTGAAGGCAAACCGCAGCCTGCCGTGACTCCGTCCATCAAAGAAGACAGCCTTCAAGTGAAAGACCATGTGGTGAAAAAGCTTCACTTTGAGCAGGAGCAGACGGAGATGAAAGATGTCAAATCAGAGGCCGCAGAACCCAACCACGGCAAACAAGCGGAGGTAAACGCCGTGCAGGGGAACGGTGGGGAGGCCTTAGATCACAAAGAGGTGAATGGAGGACCCCTAGCGAGCTCTGAGctcaacagtaaaaacaattgTTTATCGGATGCAATagagagcaaagaaaagacGCAGAAGCCAGAGGTGGCTCGAGCGGGAGAGAACGCCAAGAAACGAGGGTATGAGGAAATCGAACAAGGCGGCGGACAGAGCGACACGGAGAGCACGGAGGTCGACTCGAGCAAGACCAGTCCGGTGCAGGTGAACGGGAAAGCTGCAGACTCGGACATCAACCAAGAGCCTCAGAAGGAGTCCGTCAAGTCTCTGATGAACGGAAACCTCTTGCAAAACGACGTGTCCGACAAATGTCATCCACCTCCCCTGAAAATGCCCAAACTTGAGAACCACGTGGCAGAGAAAGGAGACGCACTCAGTAAGAACGAGGACCTGGCCGTGAAAAGTGAGGAGGCTGCGCCCACTAAGCTTCCATCAAGCCCTTCTTGCCTGaacagtaacagcagcagcgAAGGTTTGAAGACCACCACCACCGCAGAGCCTCAAAATGTACCGCAGTCTGCTGTGGCGTCTCAAGCAGCAAGTAGCGAAGTCTCCTCTGGTaccaccaccagctccaccagctccagAGCCGTAGTCCCCCTGAAGCCCAAAGTTCCAGTCACTGAGTCCAAGACGGGAACTCCTGGTCCAGCAGCAACCAGCTCCATGACCATTAGCAAAGAGTATTCCACCAGAGACCGAGTCAGCCTTCTCCGGTTCTCCAAATCCAAGAAGGCGCGCTCGGGGACGGCGCTGCCGTCCTACCGCAAGTTTGTCACCAAGAGCAGCAAGAAGAGCATCTTCATCCTGCCCAACGATGACCTGAAGAGGCTGGCGAGGAGGGCGAGCATCAGAGAGGTGCCCATCTTCAACTACAACGCAAAGCCCGCCCTGGATATATGGCCCTACCCTTCACCTCGACCCACCTTTGGGATCACATGGAGGTTGGTAACACGGTTGGATCTTAACCTGACAGGATGTACATTTGCTGCTGTTGGCAGctcatgtttttatgactgTGTCCCCTTCAGGTACCGTCTCCAGACTGTGAGGTCTCTAGCAGGGGTCAGCCTGATGCTGAGGCTGCTGTGGGCTTGCCTGAGGTGGGACGACATGGCCGTTAAGCCCTCCGCTAGTGTTGGGACCACTCGGAAAGGTGAGAACGCGCTGTACACTGTACTGATGTTTcacgtctctgtgtgttttacattgTAAATAATCGAGCTCGTGTGTTGTGAACAGAAACCACGGACACAGACATCACGACAACAGAGATCATAAAACGAAGAGACGTGGGGCCTTACGGCATCCGCTCTGAATACTGCATCAGGAAGATCATCTGTCCCCTCGGAAACAGAGACACTCCCAAAGGTAGCACATGAAATATCGCACATTTGAAGAACGATCGTGACCCTTTTGTTGAGTTTTCTCACAGTTTAATTGAGGATAATCAataatttgtttctctttttcccatGGGTAGAAACACCCACTCCGCAGAGGAAAGGCCTGCGGTCGAGCGCCTTGAGGCCCAAGAAGCAGGAGCCAGCCAAGCTGACCGGGCCTATTGCCGTGGAGACGTGGGTGCCTGAAGAAGACATGGAGCTGTGGGAGATCAGGGCCTTTGCAGAAAGGTGAGCGAGTCTCCTCTGACATTATTGATTTGGGGAATACTGAATAGAGcactgattcattcatttacttattctagagtggagagggagaagtCACAGGGCCTCGATCCCTCTAAGACTGGGAGCACTCTGAAGACGGCAGAGGACGTCAAAGCCCATTTGGAGAATCAGCTGAAACAGGCCAGACTGGCTGCCCAGCAGGTGAGCACGCTGCGTACACGCTCACAGTTTAATAAGTCAGACGTCGACAGACTCTTCTATATACCTAAAAATGTTCCAACATTTCTATCTCAGAAACGTCTGGAGCAGCAGAGACCGAACACACCCGCTACAACTTCCACAACgacaaccaccaccacctcagCCGGCACTCCCAGCACTCCCAGCACCCCAGCGTCCATGGGCCAGAGGACGGGCCAGTTCACGCCCGGAACCAAGATGGTCCTGGCCTCCAAACTCGGCTCCCCGGTTTCCTTTCAGCAGGACAAAAACTTCCATCAGTCTTTCGCTTCCTGGGTCAAGCAGGGTCAGACCAACAACGGCTCAGGTAAGCCGGGCCAAAGACGAGGAGGGGTTCGAATTCTGTCCAGCTCATCTGAACACGCAAACTCGTCCTGAGTCGTTTGAGTCTCATCCATCACGTTCTGTTACAGACGGGCAGATAAaggtctttttctttctttttcttttgtggttttccttttttaaaatcgtCGTTTGAACGCCATCGGTTTGTCAATCATCGGCATTCCTTTCTACCattgttctttttgtgtgtgtcagatttctACATTTGGTAAATGTGTTGCCAAAATGACTGTGGTTTGTGGTGTCCACTTTCAATCCTGGTAAAACTAGTTTCAAAATCTCAAAGGGctacaaacctttttttatatcATCAGAATTCAAACCAGTAATCCCAAATTTGTCCAAAAGTCAGCCGCCACGTTGACTCAAACCTCCCAGTGGACACCGCAGCCGTAGACTGGCTGTCGCCGTGGCCCCCCTCACGGCTTATGCGTGACCGCAGGTGGCATGGTGTGTCTTGCAGCCTCCACCGGCTCGTTGGCCGCCGTGGCTAGCGGcatcaccacctccacctccgaGCAAACCTTCCAGATCGCTGGCAGCCCAGTGACTGGCCAAGTCCTCGCCGCCAAACTCCCGCTGCCCGCTAACAGCAAGATTGTCACGCTCAACATGCCCACCACGCAAGGAGGTAGGGGTGCACGAGTGTCATCCATTTTCCGCTGGCCAAAATGGATGGAAGAGCCTGTGATGAGTGCTGGCACCGAGCATGGATGATGCCACGTTAGATGGAAGgcgtcttttttttcctgaactaCGTTATTTTGTGAactaaagctttttttttttagacactcCCAGTGCATGCCTCGTCGTTTCTTACTGCATGCACCCAATGCATGTTCTCATGTAATCGTTCTTATCTACAGGTGTAGTCCAGCAGAAAGTCCTGGGCATATTCCCCTCTGGGCCCCCTGCGAACCTTAGGACGTACAGCACACTACATCCTACGACGGGCAACATCAACCTCAGAGCCACCACCTCCGCTTCAACGACCCAGCAACaggtcttttgtcttttgtctctgtcCTTTTCGGTTTTTGCTTAAAGGCAGACGGATGATTTGACCTTCGACTTTGTGTTCCAGGCCATCGCAGCAGCAGGCCAGACGCAACCCGGCACGACGATGAGCCAGTCACCGACCCCGTCTACCTCTGTGGGCACAGCGATGGTCCGAGGTCCAGCGTTGGCTCCACAAGGTGTTCTGTCCAGCCGATTGTTTCCAGTTCGCAAATGAGCCTTCGTGACATCATGACATACAAATAGAAAATCTATAATCTATGTTTATCCGCTTTCAGGCACACCTCAGATGGGCCGTGGCCAGCCTGTATCCACAGCTGTACCCGGTTCTACGCCAGCGCAGgcggctgcagcagctcagagagcgGTGGGTGCTGCACCGTCACCTCACGTGGCAGCGGCAGCACCCGGACAGTCACCTGTAGCTTCCCCCCAGGCCAACAGACCACAGCAGGGTCAAGTTAAACTCACCATGGCACAGCTCATGCAGCTGACACAGGGTGCTCAGGTGAGGGTGCATCTTTTATCGTCTCTTCTTGAAGTCTTACAGTCAGTAAAGAACATTTGATAAAGATTTCTTTGTCCAACAACTCTGCAGGGTGGAAACCCAGGTCTGACGGTGGTGATCCAGGGTCAAGGCCAGACCCAGGGCCAGTTGCAAATCATCCCACAGGGTGTAACAGTTTTCCCCGGGCCTGGTCAGCAGCTAATGCAGGCAGCCATGCCAAACGGCCAGGTCCAGCGTTTCCTCTTCACTCCCATGCCTCCATCTTCATCGGCGTCAACTTCAGCACCCACTACTGCTGCCCCTACAAAGCCCGCCGTAGCTCAGACCCCCCAGTCCCAGGGTCCAACCCAAGTCCAGACGACTCCCTCAGCCCTGGCCCAAACCCAGATGGCTGCCCCTCTACCCACCCCGACACATGTTACAGCCCCGGCTCCAGTACAAATGCCACGTCTGGCCCCCACCCCAGCCTCGGTTCCCATGCAAACCCAAGTTTCAGCTGCTACTCCATTATCAGTCCCCGCACAAGCTCAAATATCCACTCCTGTGCCGGCCCTGCCGCATGTCGCGGCCCAGGCCTCCGCACAGGTTTTAACCTCCACACCAGCTTCTGTCCACACGCCACCCAGACCCGTGCTCGCCCCGGCACAAAATACTGTCCCAGCAATGTTGCAAAACCAAATCTCCACCCTTACCCCAGGCTCATTCCCGACACAAACCCAAACTGTTGCAACTCAGCCCCAGCTCCAGACACACACCTTCAGCCCTGCCCCGGCCTTAACCTCAGCC contains the following coding sequences:
- the LOC104929437 gene encoding nucleosome-remodeling factor subunit BPTF-like isoform X4, with the protein product MRGKRGRPPKPLQAEEPSPATARGLRPRRNLKPRLRDSGDEDVESPTREPAKSAKKRRGGSGTSTRGRGRGRGGGGRGGRGGRGGRRTAASKAVVYDDHESDEEEEDAVSLRSEEEEFIEEEPQSEEDEALKEDSDCLEDDEQEEEVEEEEEEVADDASYCTESSFRSQSTHASTPGKKKARAPRPRTPILEEKEIPPLVLPDTSEDLLVPNEELLNAISIYEVLRNFSTVLRLSPFRFEDFCAALVGQEQCTLIAETHISLLKAILREEDSSNTTFGPADLKDSVNSTLYFIDGMTWPEVLRAYCESDREYHHVLPYQEIDDYPYGPLGSKIKVLQFLVDQFLTTNIAREELLSDGSMQYDDHCRVCHRLGDLLCCETCSAVYHLECVKPPLEEVPEDEWQCEICVAHKVPGVTDCVTEAQKNRPYIRQEPIGYDRHQRKYWFLNRRIIVEEDGERDKKKKKILYYSTKAQLEELTACLDKEYWEMDLHATLEEMKEEVQAHMDITEDLTNKARGNNKAYLTAVNDVVTERLKVKREAEEAKQRTTEAKQEAETGSAKTAEGELTSQLDGGEHKDAEPKEDASSQDEDEKAESSSEDKRPDESQAQAQDRPQQQTSQPEASSGGSSSQISGSESLRKPEQPDLADRSSQSSFTSQDGTDEYNERVKGDRGRTAGRESSNQTPRGSKESSPVRSDGDSSRLSFLKRDLTVNLNNLFKLGQEGKYRVYHNQYSTNVLALNKHQHREDHDKRRHLSHKFSLTTASEFKWNGSIYGSRSLTVSTLRLTIIQLETNVPGPFMHPNWASHRTNWNKAVQMCSKAREFALALAILECAIKPVVMLPVWKDSLGHTRLHRMTSMEREEKEKVKKREKKLEDEETLQQATWVKYTIPIKHQVWKQKGEEYRVTGYGGWSWVSKTRVPRFVPKLPGNTNVNYRKELEAAKTSKENAAACTNKQKKSTETEKGTADAGGEQASVAESTQSTSSEEDRKPQTSKEDEKPTEEEQHGTNEGEERGEEKMEVDPSLETAASSDEKDKAENESPSPPPVQPAKDEPIQKVEQPKKEETTTSKPYYDVVNVSEGFQLRTAYKKKVKPSKLDGLLERRVKQFTLEEKQRLERMRQAALLSKLAASKPAATVKTEGKPQPAVTPSIKEDSLQVKDHVVKKLHFEQEQTEMKDVKSEAAEPNHGKQAEVNAVQGNGGEALDHKEVNGGPLASSELNSKNNCLSDAIESKEKTQKPEVARAGENAKKRGYEEIEQGGGQSDTESTEVDSSKTSPVQVNGKAADSDINQEPQKESVKSLMNGNLLQNDVSDKCHPPPLKMPKLENHVAEKGDALSKNEDLAVKSEEAAPTKLPSSPSCLNSNSSSEGLKTTTTAEPQNVPQSAVASQAASSEVSSGTTTSSTSSRAVVPLKPKVPVTESKTGTPGPAATSSMTISKEYSTRDRVSLLRFSKSKKARSGTALPSYRKFVTKSSKKSIFILPNDDLKRLARRASIREVPIFNYNAKPALDIWPYPSPRPTFGITWRYRLQTVRSLAGVSLMLRLLWACLRWDDMAVKPSASVGTTRKETTDTDITTTEIIKRRDVGPYGIRSEYCIRKIICPLGNRDTPKETPTPQRKGLRSSALRPKKQEPAKLTGPIAVETWVPEEDMELWEIRAFAERVEREKSQGLDPSKTGSTLKTAEDVKAHLENQLKQARLAAQQKRLEQQRPNTPATTSTTTTTTTSAGTPSTPSTPASMGQRTGQFTPGTKMVLASKLGSPVSFQQDKNFHQSFASWVKQGQTNNGSASTGSLAAVASGITTSTSEQTFQIAGSPVTGQVLAAKLPLPANSKIVTLNMPTTQGGVVQQKVLGIFPSGPPANLRTYSTLHPTTGNINLRATTSASTTQQQAIAAAGQTQPGTTMSQSPTPSTSVGTAMVRGPALAPQGTPQMGRGQPVSTAVPGSTPAQAAAAAQRAVGAAPSPHVAAAAPGQSPVASPQANRPQQGQVKLTMAQLMQLTQGAQGGNPGLTVVIQGQGQTQGQLQIIPQGVTVFPGPGQQLMQAAMPNGQVQRFLFTPMPPSSSASTSAPTTAAPTKPAVAQTPQSQGPTQVQTTPSALAQTQMAAPLPTPTHVTAPAPVQMPRLAPTPASVPMQTQVSAATPLSVPAQAQISTPVPALPHVAAQASAQVLTSTPASVHTPPRPVLAPAQNTVPAMLQNQISTLTPGSFPTQTQTVATQPQLQTHTFSPAPALTSALHVTAPAPALAPVSGLSSTTQMPASASLPSPVQVPTPALAPVSAPVIAVVSTQIAVPSPAKALTQIQATAPVPLHAAVASAVVTPVTATSTTPSVPALIEQRAAQPQVWTPASSQAQTPVQPAQLAAAPVQSPTLATVPASAPASVSTHSPITPLPQASLPPQAQVQVQHPTVVSMQQVSQIPVSAVQVHMTGLPVSSVVTTVRPTQPQLQPQTQLQPQRQICAQIQVQPYGQVQQMPHLQAQAQIQNHPQVRVQFQPQTQQPPQSQVQPIAQNQPQVQFQSQTQNQTLPQVQSPTQPQLQSRVQTQYHPQVQAPFQTQAQTQPQAQQQPQVQPQPQVQSQAQTQLQPQIQTQLHPQVQVQFQQQSQVQPQPQAQQQSQVHTQSQVQTQSQFQVQSPQQVQQQLQVQGQPQVQAKLQVQFQTQNQTQVQAQPQLQVQSPIRHQLITVPGLQQPVQLLSALPPHVAAQIQAQIQAQAQQQGGTVPQQIKLQLPIQIQQTGGQIQAHQIQNMVTIQAPASVQEQLQRMQQQQQQQQQQQQQQQQQQQQQQQQVQQKPKKKKHHDAKREQKEQNLQAVSPGDGIQKQVVVKQNATAEQLKQRKSLAAAEREENQRMIVCNQVMKFILDKIEKDEKQAAKKRKKEEVVEQKRSKQNATKLTALLYKHKEQLKAEILKKRALLDKELQLQVQEELRRDIARLQKEKEKARAAITQAAAATVKAAASHSSHPSHSTHSSHSSHSASSTSSSHKRKREEERDKDRNRDRDRHHDKDKKRDRDKDRDRYRDRDKDKDKDKDKDRDGDREREKERDRHRDRDRDRDRDRDKDRDSSSSKHKKKKKLSSTSKDHKDSKLYCICKTPYDESKFYIGCDLCSNWFHGACVGITEKEAKKLEDFVCNDCKRGQEGGASNEELYCICRTPYDESQFYIGCDRCQNWYHGRCVGILQSEANHIDVYVCPQCQSTEDAMTVLTPLTDKDYEGLKRILRSLQSHKMAWPFLEPVDPHDAPDYYRVIKEPMDFSTMETRLQKRHYHKLTEFVADVTKIFDNCRYYNPNDTPFFQCAEVLEAFFVQKLKGFKASRSHNNKLQCSSAS